In a genomic window of Nocardiopsis mwathae:
- a CDS encoding DUF6315 family protein produces MKRDLTALCCECGAIRQVSAHNGIGEAQSAYGLARCVVRRVCRSCGRRTDHAYLRGDDDRDELEDALKLDDALAAEALDEEVEQLRLCGIDIGHAPVPAIWDGQPVGMVTQRLSDRSYAIVLDPESSVVARLKLIDMIWNELSIGDNDDRWYIQPAEDDSPGYAVRLFGYRVRR; encoded by the coding sequence ATGAAGCGGGATCTCACCGCCCTGTGCTGCGAATGTGGCGCAATCCGTCAGGTCAGCGCACATAACGGCATCGGGGAAGCACAGTCCGCGTACGGCCTCGCGCGCTGCGTGGTCCGACGGGTGTGCCGGTCCTGCGGACGCCGGACCGACCACGCCTACCTTCGCGGCGACGACGACCGCGACGAGCTGGAGGACGCACTCAAACTCGACGACGCCCTCGCGGCCGAAGCCCTCGACGAGGAGGTCGAGCAGCTGCGGCTGTGCGGGATCGACATCGGCCACGCTCCCGTTCCGGCGATCTGGGACGGCCAGCCGGTGGGAATGGTCACCCAGCGGCTTTCCGACCGCTCGTACGCCATCGTGCTCGACCCGGAGTCCTCGGTGGTGGCCCGGCTCAAACTCATCGACATGATCTGGAACGAGCTGTCCATCGGCGACAACGACGACCGCTGGTACATCCAGCCCGCCGAGGACGACTCCCCCGGCTACGCCGTCCGTCTGTTCGGCTACCGGGTGCGCCGGTAG
- a CDS encoding ATP-dependent DNA helicase translates to MAEIPDVETLLDAAVRALGGTRRDGQVTMAAAVDAAITAEEHLVVQAGTGTGKSLAYLVPAVHHALRTDTTVVVSTATIALQRQLIERDLPRLAEALAPLLGREPTFAILKGRRNYLCRQRLQGADAEPEDAELFDPHQLSSLGRQVKRLHEWAEETVTGDRDELVPGVGDLAWRQVSVSANECVGAAACAFGQECFAEQARADAGGVDIVVTNHAMLAIGAMQGYQLLPEHRVLVVDEAHELTDRVTSVATRALGERSVGAAAKRAARLCEEGLTERLTETGEGLALMFADMEPGRIDHIDDGLAGAVAGVRDAAHTCVTAIGPANGEQDPESATARKLALAALEEVHDAAVAVLESFEPPLRDRRDVVWLAKGGKQAPSLHVAPLGVGGLLREKLWGDRTAVLTSATLSLGGSFDTLAMQWGLGRQTVLNASGTAAVPGVEELNGTGRAEPDPTSAGEPRWRALDVGSPFDHARSGILYVAKHLPTPGRDGLDPRYIDEIAELIEASGGRTLGLFSSMRAAAQAAEELRDRLDFEILCQGDDSTGQLVRRFAEDEASCLFGTLSLWQGVDVPGPSLQLVIVDRIPFPRPDDPLASARQRSVGAHGGNGFMAVAATHAALLLAQGTGRLLRSMDDRGVVAVLDPRLATARYGGFLRASLPPYWGTSDPDVARAALRRLAAAPALR, encoded by the coding sequence GTGGCTGAGATCCCCGACGTCGAAACCCTGTTGGACGCCGCCGTGCGCGCGCTCGGCGGCACCCGCCGCGACGGCCAGGTGACCATGGCCGCGGCGGTCGACGCGGCCATCACGGCCGAGGAGCACCTGGTGGTGCAGGCCGGAACCGGCACCGGCAAGTCCCTGGCCTACCTGGTCCCCGCCGTCCACCATGCGCTGCGCACCGACACCACCGTGGTCGTCTCCACCGCCACCATCGCCCTGCAGCGCCAGCTCATCGAGCGCGACCTGCCGCGCCTCGCCGAGGCGCTGGCGCCGCTGCTCGGCCGCGAGCCCACGTTCGCCATCCTCAAGGGGCGGCGCAACTACCTGTGCCGGCAGCGCCTGCAGGGCGCCGACGCCGAGCCCGAGGACGCCGAGCTGTTCGACCCGCACCAGCTGTCCTCGCTGGGTCGCCAGGTCAAGCGGCTGCACGAGTGGGCCGAGGAGACCGTCACCGGCGACCGCGACGAACTGGTGCCCGGGGTCGGCGACCTCGCCTGGCGGCAGGTGTCGGTGTCGGCCAACGAGTGCGTGGGCGCCGCCGCCTGCGCGTTCGGCCAGGAGTGCTTCGCCGAGCAGGCCCGGGCCGACGCCGGCGGCGTCGACATCGTCGTCACCAACCACGCCATGCTCGCCATCGGCGCCATGCAGGGCTACCAGCTGCTGCCCGAGCACCGGGTCCTGGTGGTCGACGAGGCGCACGAGCTCACCGACCGCGTGACGTCGGTGGCCACCCGGGCGCTGGGCGAGCGGTCGGTGGGCGCCGCCGCCAAGCGTGCCGCGCGGCTGTGCGAGGAAGGGCTGACCGAGCGGCTGACCGAGACCGGCGAGGGCCTGGCCCTGATGTTCGCCGACATGGAGCCCGGCCGCATCGACCACATCGACGACGGCCTGGCCGGGGCGGTCGCGGGCGTCCGCGACGCCGCGCACACCTGCGTCACCGCGATCGGCCCCGCGAACGGCGAGCAGGATCCCGAGTCCGCGACCGCGCGCAAGCTCGCCTTGGCGGCGCTGGAGGAGGTGCACGACGCCGCCGTGGCCGTCCTGGAGTCGTTCGAGCCCCCGCTGCGCGACCGCCGCGACGTCGTGTGGCTGGCCAAGGGCGGCAAGCAGGCGCCGAGCCTTCACGTCGCCCCGCTGGGCGTCGGCGGGCTGCTGCGCGAGAAGCTGTGGGGTGACCGCACGGCGGTGTTGACCTCGGCCACGCTGTCCCTCGGCGGCTCCTTCGACACCCTGGCCATGCAGTGGGGCCTGGGGCGGCAGACCGTCCTGAACGCGTCGGGCACCGCCGCGGTGCCGGGCGTAGAGGAGCTGAACGGCACCGGGAGAGCCGAGCCGGACCCCACCTCGGCGGGTGAGCCGCGCTGGCGGGCGCTGGACGTCGGGTCGCCGTTCGACCACGCCCGCAGCGGGATCCTGTACGTCGCCAAGCACCTGCCGACCCCCGGCCGTGACGGCCTGGACCCCCGCTACATCGACGAGATCGCCGAGCTGATCGAGGCCTCCGGCGGCCGCACGCTCGGCCTGTTCTCGTCGATGCGCGCGGCCGCGCAGGCCGCCGAGGAGCTACGGGACCGGCTCGACTTCGAGATCCTGTGCCAGGGCGACGATTCCACCGGCCAGCTGGTCCGCCGCTTCGCCGAGGACGAGGCGTCCTGCCTGTTCGGCACCCTGTCGCTGTGGCAGGGGGTGGACGTCCCGGGACCGTCGTTGCAGCTGGTGATCGTGGACCGGATCCCGTTCCCGCGTCCCGACGACCCGCTGGCCTCGGCGCGGCAGCGCTCGGTGGGCGCGCACGGCGGCAACGGCTTCATGGCCGTGGCCGCCACTCACGCGGCACTGCTGCTGGCCCAGGGCACCGGGCGGCTGCTGCGCTCCATGGACGACCGCGGCGTGGTCGCGGTCCTCGACCCCCGCCTGGCCACCGCCCGTTACGGCGGCTTCCTGCGCGCCTCACTGCCGCCCTACTGGGGCACGAGCGATCCGGACGTCGCCCGCGCCGCCCTGCGCCGCCTCGCGGCGGCCCCCGCCCTGCGGTGA